CTATGAGTTTGTAAGTAAGCTTGATGATGGTATCCACACCATTTTAAACGAATTTGGCACAAACCTTTCAGGCGGACAAAGACAGCGTATCGCAATAGCTAGAGCGCTTTATCAAAATCCACAAATTCTCATCTTTGACGAGGCTACTTCAGCACTTGATAATGAGAGCGAAAAAGAGATCACAAAAGCTATAAATAACCTCAGAAGCAAAAAGATAATCTTTGTCATCGCTCACCGCTTAAGCACGGTTGAAAGTGCTGATAAAATCGCAGTTTTAAGCAACGGAAAGATAGTTGATACTGGAAATGACGAAGAGCTTAGCAAGAGAAATGAAATTTATGCAAAACTTAAAGGCAAAGCCTTAGTTTAAGGCGATTTTTGCTAAGATTTGCACAAATTTTTAGGCATTTTAAAGAGGTTAAAATGAGCTTAAACTACGAAACTTTAAAATCTATATTTTTTAAATTCGATCCTGAAACTGCCCATAAAATCGCAGAACTTGCAATGATCGGAGCAAATAAAATTTTTCCAGGATCATTAAGCTTTGTAGCAAATAAGTGCGTGGTCGATGACAATGCGCTAAAACAAAATTTATTCTCAAGCACTTATCACAATCCAGTTGGCATAGCTGGTGGCTTTGATAAAAACGCCACAATGTTTGAAGCACTCACGGCTCTTGGCTTTGGGTACTTAGAATTTGGCACATTTACTCCAAAACCTCAACCTGGCAACGATAAACCAAGACTTTTTAGGCTCGTAGACGAAGAGAGCATCCAAAATGCGATGGGCTTTAATAACGATGGTTGCGAGGCTATTAAAAATAGAGTCAAAAAACTTTATCCTTATACTTTGCCAATCTGGGCAAACATCGGTAAAAACAAGGTTACACCAAACGAAGATGCAATAAAAGACTATGAAATTTTAGTAAAAGAATTTAGCGAAATTTGCGATACCTTTGTCATAAACGTCTCATCACCAAACACGCCAAATTTAAGAGCCTTGCAAGATGAGAGCTTCATAAAAGAGCTTTTTAGTGTCATTTTACCACTTACTAAAAAACCAATCATCTTTAAAATCGCTCCTGATATGAGCCACGAAGATGCGATCAAGCTTTGCAGCTGCGCGGTAGAAAACGGCGCTAGCGGCGTGCTCGTTTCAAATACAAGCGTTGATTACTCGCTCTCTCACTCATCAAATTTAAAAGATTTTGGCGGACTAAGCGGCAAGGTGATAGCTCAAAAGTCAAAAGAGATATTTAAAGCCGTAGCAGACGAGCTTTACGGCAAGACGACGCTTATCGCATGTGGCGGCATAGATAGCGGTGCAGAGGCATATGAGCGCATAAAAATGGGAGCAAATCTAGTGCAAATTTTTACAAGCTTTATCTTTAAAGGGCCGATGATCGCAAGAGATATAAATTTAGAAATTTTAGAGCTTTTAAAAAGAGATGGCTTTGCCTCTATTAGCGAAGCAGTCGGCATAAATGTTAAAAAATAAAAGGCAAAAGATTGATAAAATTTAATAAAACCAAACTAGAAAACGGACTAGAAATTTATCACGTACCAGTAAATCCTGGCTCAAAAGTGATAAGCGTCGATGTCTTTTATAAAGTTGGCTCCAGAAACGAAGTGATGGGCAAAAGCGGCATCGCTCACATGCTAGAGCATCTAAATTTCAAATCAACCAAAAATTTACGAGCTGGTGAGTTTGACGAGATCGTAAAAGGCTTTGGCGGCGTAAATAACGCAAGTACAGGCTTTGACTACACACACTACTTTATAAAAGCGTCAAATAAAAATTTAGACAAAACGCTTGGTCTTTTTGCTGAGCTTATGAAAAATTTAAGCCTAAAAGATAAAGAATTTCAGCCAGAGCGAGACGTGGTGCATGAAGAGCGCAGGTGGCGAACAGACAACAACCCTATGGGATACCTCTACTTTAGGCTCTACAACCACGCATTTATCTATCATCCATATCACTGGACGCCGATAGGTTTTATCAAAGATATCGAAAACTGGAACATTAGCGACATAAAAGAATTTCATGCTACTTTTTATCAGCCAAAAAATGCCATTTTGATGATAAGTGGCGACATCGGCAAGGATGAGGCATTTAAACTGGCTAAGAAAAATTTTAGCAGTATAAAAAATAAAAGAGCCATCCCAAAAACTCACTGCAAAGAACCTAAGCAAGATGGAGCTAGAAGAGCCATTATCTATAAAGATAGCCAAACACAAATGCTAGCGATCGCTTATAAAATCCCAAATTTTAAACACGCCGATCAAGTAGGTCTAAATGCTATCAGTGAATATCTAGCTACTGGCAAAAGCTCGATTTTACAGCAACGTCTAATCGATGAGCTCATGCTTGTAAATCAAATTTATGCTTATAATATGAGCTGCGTTGATGAAAATTTATTTATATTTTTAGCAGTTTGCAACCCAGATGTCGAAGCAAGTGTGGTTGAGGCTGAAATTTTAAAGATCATAGATGATTTAAAAAATAAACCAATCGACAAAGATGATGTTTTAAGAGTTAAGAATTTGATAAAAACTGATTTTATTTACTCATTTGAGAGTGCAAGCAAGGTTGCAAATTTATATGGCTCATACCTTGCTAGAGGCGATATAAAGCCACTTTATGAGCTTGAAAAAAATATCGATAAGATAGATGCCAAGCTTTTAAAAGAGATAGCAAATAAATATTTCAATGAAAAAACCAGCACAACAATAATATTAAAAAAGGAATAAACGTGGAAAATTCGCTTCAAGGTGCGATGACCGCACTCATTACGCCATTTAAAAATCAAAAAGTAGATGAAGTTAGTTTTGAAAAGCTAATAAAAAGACAGATAAAACACGGCATAGATGTTGTTGTGCCAGTTGGAACCACTGGCGAGAGTGCAACACTGACGCATGATGAGCATAGAATTTGTATAGAAATAGCCGTAGATGCATGTAAAGGCACAAATGTAAAAGTACTAGCTGGTGCTGGTAGTAACGCAACTCACGAGGCTATTGGTATCGCTAAATTTGCCCAAGCTCATGGCGCTGATGGTATCCTATCAGTTGCGCCCTACTATAATAAACCAACACAAGAAGGGCTTTATGAGCACTACAAAGCTATCGCAAATAGCATTGAAATCCCTGTGCTTCTTTATAATGTTCCAGGTAGAGTTGGAGTGGATATCTTACCAGCGACCGTTTTTAGACTTTTTAAAGAGTGCAAAAATATCTACGGCATCAAGGAGGCTACAGGCAGCATAGATAGATGCGTAGATCTACTAGCTCACGAGCCAAATTTAGTAGTAATTAGTGGCGAAGATGCGATCAACTATCCTATCATATCAAATGGCGGCAAAGGTGTTATCTCAGTTACTGCAAACCTCTTGCCAGATCAGATTTCAGAGCTTACGCACCTTGCAATGAACGAAGAGTATAAAAAAGCAAAACTAATAAACGACAATCTATACACTATAAATAAAACACTCTTTTGCGAAAGCAATCCAATACCAATCAAAGCAGCGATGTATCTAGCTGGACTCATCGACTCTTTAGAGTACCGCTTGCCACTTTGCAAACCAAGTAAAGAAAATTTTAAAAAGATAGAAGAAGTAATAAAAAATTACGAAATAAAGGGTTTTTAATGAAGGACACACTAAACGAATTTAAAGGTAAAACGCTAGTTATCAGTGGCGGCACTAGAGGTATCGGTAGAGCTATAGTTGAAGAATTTGCAAAAGCTGGCGTAAATATAGCATTTACCTATAACTCAAACGAAGAGCTTGCAAAAGAGCAGGCAAAAGAACTTGAGGCTACTTACAAGATAAAAGCAAGAGCATATGCACTAAATATCCTCGAGCCAGAGACTTATAAAGAGCTATTTTTAAAGATAGACGAGGATTTTGATAGGATTGATTTTTTCATCTCAAATGCTATCATCTCAGGTCGCGCAGTAGCTGGCGGATACACTAAATTTATGAAGCTAAAACCAAGAGGCATAAACAATATCTTTACAGCAACCGTAAATGCCTTTGTTGTAGGCACTCAAGAAGCTGCAAAACGCATGGAAAAAGTTGGTGGCGGCAGTATTATCAGCCTATCATCGACTGGAAATTTAGTCTATATCGAAAACTACGCAGGTCACGGCACAGCAAAAGCAGCTGTTGAAGCTATGGCAAGATACGCTGCAACCGAGCTTGGCGAGAAAAACATCCGCGTAAACGTCGTAAGTGGTGGTCCTATCGAGACAGACGCGCTAAGAGCCTTTACCAACTACGAAGAGGTGCGCGATATGACAGCAAAGCTTAGCCCGCTAAACCGCATGGGACAGCCGACTGACCTAGCCGGAGCATGTCTATTTTTGTGCTCATCTAAGGCTAGCTGGGTGACTGGACATACATTTATAATAGATGGCGGCACGACTTTTAAATGAGAAAATTGAAATTTTAAGCATAAAGGCATATTTGTGAGTTTAAATTTACCAAACGCATTGGCATTTTTTAGGATACTACTGGCTCCACTTATGTTTTTTATGCTCGTAAATGCGCCAGGAATTTTTACGCAAATTCACATAAGCTGGATAAATTACTTCGCAGCTCTTATTTTTGTGATCGCCTCGGTGACTGACTTTTTTGACGGCTACATCGCTAGAAGCTGGGATCAAAAGACAAAGCTTGGCGCTATCCTTGACCCGCTAGCTGATAAGATGCTGATCTTGGCTGCATTTTTAGGCCTTATGATGCTTGGTAGAGCGAGCGCTTGGGCTGTTTATCTCATCTTGGTAAGGGAGTTTTTTATAACTGGCTTTCGTGTCGTGATGGCAAGTGATGGTGTCGAGGTCGCTGCATCAATGGCTGGCAAAGTAAAAACAGTCTCGCAGATGTTTGCGGTTGGATTTTTACTGATGAGCTGGCCAGGCGGAGAGCTTTTGCTCTGGATTGCTGTTGTGCTCACACTTTATTCTGGGTTTGAATATATCTTTGCCTACGTAAAAGCGATGAAAAAGAGCTAAAATTTCTTTCGCTCGTAAGACCCAAAGTTTTTACTTGCAAAAATTTTATATAAATAATCAAATCTTCATTTTCAAAATAAGTAAAATCAAGTTAAAAATTTCTCCTAGCTAAAAGAAATTTTTAGCTAAATGCCGTTTGAGAGTAAATTTATAAATTTTGGCTAAAATCTCATCAATTTTTTCAAAAAAAGGTAAGTTTTGAAAGGCATTCTCTTCACACTGGCCCTGCTTGGCCTTGGGCTTTATGCGTATTCGTTTTATTTTTTAGTAACTGTTTTAGCCATTAGTTTTCTCATATTTTTTCATGAGCTTGGCCACTTTTTGGCAGCAAGAACGCTTGGCGTAAAGGTAAATACCTTTAGTATTGGCTTTGGCGAGAAAATTTACACCAAAAACGTTGGCGGCACCGACTACTGCCTAAGCGCGATCCCACTTGGCGGATACGTGCAGCTAAAAGGGCAAGACGACACCGACCCAAAGGCAAAAAACTACGACCGTGATAGCTACAACGTGCTAAGTCCGATAAAGCGAATTTACATCCTCTTTGCTGGGCCATTTTTCAACTTTATCTTGGCGTTTTTCATATACATTTTGCTTGGATCTATCGGAGTTGAAAGACTTGCGCCAAGTATAGGCCACATAGCTGAAGGCTCGGCAGCTGCAAGTGCTGGGCTAGCTAAAAATGATAAAATTTTAGCAATAAATGGCGTAAAGATAAACGAGTGGGATGAGATCAGTAAAAATGTAAAGCTTGAGCCAAGCACCATTTTGATAGATCGTAACGGCTCACAAATGACTATAAATTTAACGCCAAAGATAGGCGAGACGATAAATATATTTAATGAAAAGGTACAGCGCCCATTGATCGGGATCTCTCCAAATGGCGAAGTGATAAAAATTTACCACACTGGTCTTGCAGGCATAAATTTTGCCTTTAGTGAGACAATCGAAGCATCAAAACTAATCTTTAAAAGCTTTACCAAACTAGTAAGCGGAGCTGTGCCGCTAAAAGAGGTCGGGGGCATCGTGCAGATCGCCGATGTCACATCAAAGGCCGCTAAGATCAGCCTTAGCGTGCTTTTAACCATCGTAGCGTTAATCTCTGTAAATTTAGGTGTTTTAAATTTATTTCCTATCCCAGCGCTTGATGGCGGGCACATCTTATTTAACATTTATGAACTAACTTTTAGACGCGAAATAAATGAGCGAGTGCTTGTTGCTCTTACCTACTGTGGCTGGGCGCTACTGCTTGGCATCATGGTGCTCGCGACATTTAATGACATTATGAGATTAAGTGGAGGTTTATGATGATAGTTTTAAAAGAACTACTTGAAAAGATCGAAAATTTAAGCAAAGACGTGACACTCATCGCTGTTAGCAAAAATGTGACATGCACTGAAGTAAGAGAGCTTTATGCGCAAGGGCAAAGAAATTTTGGCGAAAATAGAGTCCAAGAGCTAGCCAAAAAAGAGCTAGAACTGCAAAATTTTACTGATATAAAATGGCATATGATCGGCCGCTTACAAAATAACAAAATAAATCAGATGATAAGTCTAAAGCCAACACTTTGGCAAAGCTGTGATAGCTTTGGAAGGGCCGTAGAGGTCGATAAAAGACTCGACTACAAGCTTGATACCTTGCTTCAAATAAACTCGGCTGATGAAGATACAAAGCAAGGTGTAAGCGTAGCAAATGCGGTAGAAATTTATGAGCGTATCCAAAGCGAGTGCAAAAATATAAATTTAAAAGGTGTGATGAGTATCGGAGCGCATGTGGATGAGCCAAAAGAGATTCAAAAGAGCTTTGAGCTAACTTATAAAATTTTTGATAGCCTAAAGCCAAAAGGTGCAACTATCTGCTCGATGGGCATGAGTAGCGACTTCGAGCTAGCGATAAAATGCGGCTCAAATATGATTCGCCTTGGGACAATGCTTTATTTATAATTTTATCGCTTTTGCCTGATTTGACTCTACTACTGGGCTCAATAAATTTTTACTAAAAAGACTTGAGAAAAAATTAAAATTTAATATTTAGCGTCAGCCAAAACTAGAGCAAAAAGTACTTTTACACCAGCTTTTTCTAGAGTATTTTTAGCCTCAAGTATCGTTGTACCAGTGGTTACGATATCGTCTACTAAAATAACTGGCGCAGTGATCTTTTTTAGGATTTTAAAATTTCTTGGGTTATTTTGCCTAAATTGCAAATCCTTGCCACTATAGCTAATCTTACTGGTCGCATGCAGTGCGTGAAATATGGGCTTTAGATTTTTAGCCCTTAGCGCATTTGCCAAAATAGCCGTGTGCGAGTAGCCATGATGCACTCTATCATCTATAGGCAAAGCATAGACTTGCTCTGGAAAGCTAAAGCTTTTAAAAAATTGACTAAATGCAAATTTAGCTAAATTTTTATATATAAAATATCCGTGCATTTGGTGCTTGGAGTGGATGAGTTCTTTTATTTCAGAGTAGCCGTAAAAGCTATAAATTTTAAAGCCCTCTAGTTCTCTTACTATCGGGCTTGGCTCGCTTAAAATTTGTGAGCAAATTTTACAAAATGTATTTGGTGTAAAGCTCTTGCAAAACGCACAAAACATTAGCTATTTAAAATAGCAATTGCTGTACGTTTGATAGCGTCATTTATGATCTCAGTTAAAAATGATTTAAATGCTCCACCTGTGGGAATTAACTCAAATTTGGTTTGATTATTTGAAATGTTTTTAACGATGCTTTGATCGCCTTTTTGGATCTTAAGTGTGATCTTAATATTGCCTTTTGTATTATCAGTGCCGTATCCGCTCATATTTGCTTCAAACTCGTTGATAAAAATTTCAACCACGACTCCACCCATGCCATTTACATTTGCACCGCGCGCCATAAGCTCTTTTTTGAGCGAATCGCTAAAATAAGTAGCAAGATCGTTTTGAAGCACGACATATTCTTTTACGGTACCTTTGCTATCAGTGATCGTAGCAATGGTACTTTTGTTTTTACGGTTGTCATGCACCGCGCTTATATAGGTCTCAAAGCCACTATTTTGCTGGCTTGCAGCAGCCTTATATGGATCAAATGCGACAACACTTTGACTTGGTGCACAACCAGTTAAAAACAAAACAAAAAGTCCAAAAATAGCTAAAATTTTAAATTTATTCATCGTTTTTCCTTTTAAAGTTTAGTGATCTCATCGGCTACTTTTATCGCGGCTTGTTTAACCAAAAGTGCGATAAAAAAGTCAAACTGACCAGACTCTGAGGCCTCTAGCTTCTCCACATGGTGCCTAGTCGAGATAGGTAACGTTTTTTTGAAATTTATATTTGAAAGAATAAGAAGCCCATTTAGATGTCCATTTAAAATTTCTGAACTTCCCGAATAGCTTCCTCTAAGTTCGTCAAATCTAAAATCAAGCCTGTACGTGTAAGGCGATGTTTGAGTATCGACAACAACGATTCCGCGAGAATTTAACTCACGCTGCAAAAACATGTAAAAAAGCACTTCAAGGCGTGGGTTTGAGTTAAAAACTGCAGTATTTCCTTCAACACCTGTATAATATATCGATCTAGCGCTACTTCTAGCATCGACGATCCTGTGGAAATAAACCTTTTTTAATCCAACATTAGTATCGATCATATTTTTTTCCAAGCAGCAATTTATTGCTACATCACTTTTGTATTTAATACCATTTATAAAAAGACCATCGCCCCTGCCTTTGCAAGCACTGCAATCAGCCGGTATCCTCATAACCTCTTCAAAATACATCTTATCTTCGCTGTTTATGCTCGCACTTTGCATGCCGTCTATACCCTCACATGAGAGGCAAAGGCTGGCTTTAGCCATGCAGCCAGTTAGAAAGACAGCTGCAAAAACTGCTAATAATGTCGCTCTTAGCATTTCACTTCCTTTTGCTCGTTTTGTTTTTTACGAAGATTTCTCACACTCTCTCCTGCTATACCGTAATTATTAGTGTCTATCTCGTCAATGATAACAACAGTATTTTGAGCATTTCTTCCTAAAATTTCGCTTATTAGTTTAGTGACTCCGCTTATCATCTTCTCTTTTTGCTCAACACTTGGGCTATCGCCCTCTTTTGTCACACAAATTTTCACAAATGGCATAGCGCTCCTTTTTGCAAATTTAGTATTTAAAATTTAATCAAAAACAAAAACCGAAGGCGGTAGTATCGCCACCTCACAATAAGGCGAGATATTTTGTGATGATTTTGAAATCTGTGACGTGAAATTTTGGTGCGGATAGAACACGTAGTTCATCAATCCAAAATTTCACTAACTCTTTCAAAAGGGCACAAAAGATAAGCCTCTAGTCTATTTTTAAGACGGATAAGAACGCCTCCTGCGGCAAATTCACCTTTCCTATCGCCTTCATCCGCTTTTTACCCTCTTTTTGCTTTTCAAGCAACTTTCTCTTACGCGTAATATCGCCACCATAGCACTTGGCTGTGACGTTTTTACCCATTGATTTTACGGTTTCTCGAGCAATTATTTTATTACCGATACTCGCTTGTATAGCCACTTCAAAGAGCTGACGTGGCACAATCTCTTTCATCGCCTTTACAAAGTCCCTGCCCTTTGTCTGCGCTTTACTCTCAGGTACAATGATAGAGAGTGCATCGACCGTTTCACCAGCCACTTTAACATCAAGCTTCACTAGATCACCCACGCGGTAGTCGCTAGGCTCGTAGTCAAAACTCGCATAACCTTTTGTGCTTGATTTTAGTTTGTCGTAAAAGTCCATCACGATCTCGTTCATCGGTATGTCATACTCAAGCAAAACGCGGTCAGTCGTGATGTAGTCCATCTTCGTTTGTATGCCGCGACGGTTGTTTAAGAGCGTGATGATATTGCCCAAAAACTCACTTGGCGTGATGATAGTCGCTTTCACGTATGGCTCAAGGATTGAGTCTATTTTATTGACTGGTGGCAGCTGGCTTGGGTTTTGGATCTTTAAATTTAGTCCATCTGTTTGAATGACTTCGTAGGTCACGGTTGGCGCTGTGGCGATGAGATCAAGATCAAATTCGCGCTCCAGCCTCTCTTTTACCACTTCCATATGAAGCAGCCCTAAAAAGCCAACCCTAAAGCCAAATCCAAGTGCAACCGAAGTCTCTGGCTCATAGCTTATCGAGCTGTCATTTAGCTTTAGCTTATCCAGCGCATCACGCAGATCTTCAAATTTATCAGTTTCTATCGGATAAAGTCCCGCAAAGACAAACGGCTTAGCCCTCTCAAAGCCACCAACTGGCTCTTTTAGAGGATTTCTTGACTGCGTTATCGTATCACCAACTTGCACGTCGCTAACATTTTTAAGTCCTAAAACTACGATACCAACTTCGCCAGCGCTAAGTGTTTTGGTCTTGATAGGTGCGATAGGATTTGGATACATGAGGTCAAGCACGATGTGTTTTTTACCTGTGCCCATAACCAAAATTTCATCATTTTTTGAAATTTCACCATCATAAATACGCACAAGTGCAAGCGCGCCAAGATAGTTGTCAAACCAACTATCATAAATTAGCGCCTTTGTGGGCTTATTTGCATCACCATTTGGCGCAGGGATCCTCGTGATGATCGCCTCAAGTAACTCTTTTATGCCAACGCCTGTTTTTGCGCTCACTTCGATCGCTCCCGAGCAGTCAAGTCCGATGATATGCTCGATCTCGTCTTTTACCCTGGCAGGGTCAGCCGCAGGTAGGTCGATCTTGTTGATAACTGGGATGATCTCTAGGTTGTTTTCAAGTGCGATATAGACGTTTGCGATGGTTTGTGCCTCCACTCCCTGGCTAGCATCCACGACTAGCAGTGCGCCCTCACAACTAGCCAAAGAGCGGCTCACCTCGTAGCTAAAGTCGACGTGACCCGGAGTGTCTATCAAATTTAGAACAAAATTTTCGCCATTTAGTGCGTAGTTTAGGCGCACAGACTGGGCTTTTATCGTGATGCCACGCTCTTTTTCGATATCCATTGTATCCATGATCTGACTGCTCATCTCACGGTCACTGACGGCGCCACACTCCTGTATGAGGCGGTCAGCAAGCGTGCTTTTGCCGTGGTCGATATGAGCGATGATGCTAAAATTTCTGATGTTTTTCATATAAGCTTTACTTTTTACTAAATTTTGGGCTTTATTTTGCCTAAAGTTGATTTAAATGCCAATAAATATATTTTTATCATAAGCCCGTCACTAGAGCTTGGCTCTATTCTTAAAAATCTTAATGACAATGTCCAAAGTGCTCATGTCCTTCATCGTCATTTAACTCGCAGATGAGATCGTCTTTATGTCCAAGGTTCTCACTTTCAAACTGAAGCGTGACATGGCCGATGCCTGCGTGAGAAAGCTCGTGTTCGATGCGCTTTATCATCTTTGAAATTTCAGCCACGCTTAGCGCATCATCTACCACCACGTGGGCTATGAGCGCATTTGTGCCAGCATTTATCGCCCAGATATGCAGGTCATGCACGATTTTAACGCCATCTACGCCCCTTATAACGCTTAAAATTTCATCCGTATCAAGCTTAAGCGGCACGGCTTCGATCAGGATATTAAAGCTATCTTTTAGCAAGCTAGCGCCACTTTTTATAATGAGTAGTGAGACAAAGATACTTGCGATGCTATCGGCCTGCGTGAAGTTAAATTTCATCACAAGAAGCGCTGCAACGATGGCGCCAACTGAGCCAAGCGTATCACCAAGCACGTGCAAATAAGCGCCTTTCATATTTAAGTTTTCTTTTGTATCAGCGCTTTTATGCATATAAACAGCTACGACTAAATTTACCACAAGCCCCAAAATACTAATAAAAAGCATCGTTTTAGCCTCTATCTCTGGCTCGTTAAAAAGCCTGATGATAGCTTCAACTACGACAAAGACTGCAAGTGCGATAAGAGCGATGGCGTTTATGAAAGCGGCGATGATCTCGACCCTTTTGTAGCCAAAGGTCTTTTGTAAATTTGCCCTTTTTTCTGAAATTTTAAACGCCATGAGTGACAAAAATAGCGCGGCAGCGTCTGAGAGCATGTGAAATGCGTCGCTAATAAGCGTAAGCGAGTTTGAAACGAAGCCAAAAACGGCCTCAACTATCATAAACGTGAAAATTAGAAAAAATGAATTTCTAAGAACGCTCTTGTTGTGCATCATTATCCTTCTTTTGGGCGTCGATCCTCTTGCCTATATCTTTTAAATTTGAAAATTCCTCGATGAGCT
The DNA window shown above is from Campylobacter concisus and carries:
- the rseP gene encoding RIP metalloprotease RseP, producing the protein MKGILFTLALLGLGLYAYSFYFLVTVLAISFLIFFHELGHFLAARTLGVKVNTFSIGFGEKIYTKNVGGTDYCLSAIPLGGYVQLKGQDDTDPKAKNYDRDSYNVLSPIKRIYILFAGPFFNFILAFFIYILLGSIGVERLAPSIGHIAEGSAAASAGLAKNDKILAINGVKINEWDEISKNVKLEPSTILIDRNGSQMTINLTPKIGETINIFNEKVQRPLIGISPNGEVIKIYHTGLAGINFAFSETIEASKLIFKSFTKLVSGAVPLKEVGGIVQIADVTSKAAKISLSVLLTIVALISVNLGVLNLFPIPALDGGHILFNIYELTFRREINERVLVALTYCGWALLLGIMVLATFNDIMRLSGGL
- a CDS encoding YajG family lipoprotein, translating into MNKFKILAIFGLFVLFLTGCAPSQSVVAFDPYKAAASQQNSGFETYISAVHDNRKNKSTIATITDSKGTVKEYVVLQNDLATYFSDSLKKELMARGANVNGMGGVVVEIFINEFEANMSGYGTDNTKGNIKITLKIQKGDQSIVKNISNNQTKFELIPTGGAFKSFLTEIINDAIKRTAIAILNS
- a CDS encoding enoyl-ACP reductase; the encoded protein is MKDTLNEFKGKTLVISGGTRGIGRAIVEEFAKAGVNIAFTYNSNEELAKEQAKELEATYKIKARAYALNILEPETYKELFLKIDEDFDRIDFFISNAIISGRAVAGGYTKFMKLKPRGINNIFTATVNAFVVGTQEAAKRMEKVGGGSIISLSSTGNLVYIENYAGHGTAKAAVEAMARYAATELGEKNIRVNVVSGGPIETDALRAFTNYEEVRDMTAKLSPLNRMGQPTDLAGACLFLCSSKASWVTGHTFIIDGGTTFK
- a CDS encoding phosphoribosyltransferase family protein, whose amino-acid sequence is MFCAFCKSFTPNTFCKICSQILSEPSPIVRELEGFKIYSFYGYSEIKELIHSKHQMHGYFIYKNLAKFAFSQFFKSFSFPEQVYALPIDDRVHHGYSHTAILANALRAKNLKPIFHALHATSKISYSGKDLQFRQNNPRNFKILKKITAPVILVDDIVTTGTTILEAKNTLEKAGVKVLFALVLADAKY
- a CDS encoding M16 family metallopeptidase — translated: MIKFNKTKLENGLEIYHVPVNPGSKVISVDVFYKVGSRNEVMGKSGIAHMLEHLNFKSTKNLRAGEFDEIVKGFGGVNNASTGFDYTHYFIKASNKNLDKTLGLFAELMKNLSLKDKEFQPERDVVHEERRWRTDNNPMGYLYFRLYNHAFIYHPYHWTPIGFIKDIENWNISDIKEFHATFYQPKNAILMISGDIGKDEAFKLAKKNFSSIKNKRAIPKTHCKEPKQDGARRAIIYKDSQTQMLAIAYKIPNFKHADQVGLNAISEYLATGKSSILQQRLIDELMLVNQIYAYNMSCVDENLFIFLAVCNPDVEASVVEAEILKIIDDLKNKPIDKDDVLRVKNLIKTDFIYSFESASKVANLYGSYLARGDIKPLYELEKNIDKIDAKLLKEIANKYFNEKTSTTIILKKE
- the dapA gene encoding 4-hydroxy-tetrahydrodipicolinate synthase translates to MTALITPFKNQKVDEVSFEKLIKRQIKHGIDVVVPVGTTGESATLTHDEHRICIEIAVDACKGTNVKVLAGAGSNATHEAIGIAKFAQAHGADGILSVAPYYNKPTQEGLYEHYKAIANSIEIPVLLYNVPGRVGVDILPATVFRLFKECKNIYGIKEATGSIDRCVDLLAHEPNLVVISGEDAINYPIISNGGKGVISVTANLLPDQISELTHLAMNEEYKKAKLINDNLYTINKTLFCESNPIPIKAAMYLAGLIDSLEYRLPLCKPSKENFKKIEEVIKNYEIKGF
- a CDS encoding 2-hydroxymuconate tautomerase family protein, producing the protein MPFVKICVTKEGDSPSVEQKEKMISGVTKLISEILGRNAQNTVVIIDEIDTNNYGIAGESVRNLRKKQNEQKEVKC
- a CDS encoding YggS family pyridoxal phosphate-dependent enzyme; the encoded protein is MMIVLKELLEKIENLSKDVTLIAVSKNVTCTEVRELYAQGQRNFGENRVQELAKKELELQNFTDIKWHMIGRLQNNKINQMISLKPTLWQSCDSFGRAVEVDKRLDYKLDTLLQINSADEDTKQGVSVANAVEIYERIQSECKNINLKGVMSIGAHVDEPKEIQKSFELTYKIFDSLKPKGATICSMGMSSDFELAIKCGSNMIRLGTMLYL
- a CDS encoding quinone-dependent dihydroorotate dehydrogenase; translated protein: MSLNYETLKSIFFKFDPETAHKIAELAMIGANKIFPGSLSFVANKCVVDDNALKQNLFSSTYHNPVGIAGGFDKNATMFEALTALGFGYLEFGTFTPKPQPGNDKPRLFRLVDEESIQNAMGFNNDGCEAIKNRVKKLYPYTLPIWANIGKNKVTPNEDAIKDYEILVKEFSEICDTFVINVSSPNTPNLRALQDESFIKELFSVILPLTKKPIIFKIAPDMSHEDAIKLCSCAVENGASGVLVSNTSVDYSLSHSSNLKDFGGLSGKVIAQKSKEIFKAVADELYGKTTLIACGGIDSGAEAYERIKMGANLVQIFTSFIFKGPMIARDINLEILELLKRDGFASISEAVGINVKK
- the pgsA gene encoding CDP-diacylglycerol--glycerol-3-phosphate 3-phosphatidyltransferase → MFFMLVNAPGIFTQIHISWINYFAALIFVIASVTDFFDGYIARSWDQKTKLGAILDPLADKMLILAAFLGLMMLGRASAWAVYLILVREFFITGFRVVMASDGVEVAASMAGKVKTVSQMFAVGFLLMSWPGGELLLWIAVVLTLYSGFEYIFAYVKAMKKS